Proteins from a single region of Longimicrobium sp.:
- a CDS encoding DUF5985 family protein, with protein MTGFVAGALAMGYFVAALYFLKFWRDVRDRLFLLFALAFALLAVQRVALAWLSESTDAVALYALRLLAFLVIAAAIIDKNRSGGG; from the coding sequence ATGACGGGCTTCGTGGCCGGCGCACTGGCGATGGGGTACTTCGTCGCCGCGCTCTACTTCCTGAAGTTCTGGCGCGACGTCCGCGACCGGCTCTTCCTGCTCTTCGCCCTGGCGTTCGCGCTGCTGGCGGTGCAGCGCGTGGCGCTCGCCTGGCTGAGCGAGTCGACCGACGCGGTGGCGCTGTACGCGCTGCGCCTGCTCGCCTTCCTGGTGATCGCCGCCGCGATCATCGACAAGAACCGCTCCGGGGGCGGCTGA
- a CDS encoding DUF5985 family protein has translation MATLVYALCALTSLLCFALLVRGYLRSRARLLLWASLCFAGLALNNVLLFVDVRMVPAVDLSAWRALPALAGVLLLVYGLVWDSR, from the coding sequence ATGGCCACGCTCGTCTACGCGCTCTGCGCGCTCACCAGCCTCCTCTGCTTCGCGCTCCTGGTCCGCGGCTACCTGCGGAGCCGGGCGCGGCTGCTGCTCTGGGCCTCGCTCTGCTTCGCGGGGCTCGCGCTCAACAACGTGCTCCTCTTCGTGGACGTGCGCATGGTGCCCGCGGTCGACCTCTCGGCGTGGCGCGCGCTCCCCGCGCTGGCGGGCGTGCTGCTGCTGGTCTACGGCCTGGTGTGGGACTCGCGATGA
- a CDS encoding Ig domain-containing protein: MPDIRVVAWNIKFFTGSVYTTHRNIILEQLYDSANARLCDVFVIVEPKVGTKPQRVGEFIDRGAGAKGVMELYYALYAKDAAWRVVPPRASCAGTKADFVAVLYHSGLLALEGPEHDHAIPQPTGVKGGGVPDPWGPPGTTAGQIRFYHRNGNEVGFHGRRPYLVRFRDAAQTAATARRTFTLTVHAAAPVAAPGALSITTPQALPPGAPGEYYEVQLQAANVTGAATWSLSGGTLLPTGLALSAAGELWGVPDQTAVGTTSFTVQVADSTGTQTKALDLDVDAALAIATAATLPDAVEDEEYEVRLGACGGHPPRYWSVATGSTLPDGLELDEDGLLHGTPTAAGSPTFDLEVKDSGPGFYLVGLHAPPQGGKGYPANANVTAIQAIADIRELTTERGATPAAICGDYNVCPLACCSATNAPAFTTMNTRFTHQNFNEKTSLKNWKKNAGQDNALTADYRSHYFDHVYCAGFAQVKDVKVLNLVTMHAKWNDWNTNGTVKSFNAIWNAVAWKKGVSDHLPVAFTVVI; encoded by the coding sequence ATGCCGGACATCCGGGTGGTGGCGTGGAACATCAAGTTCTTCACGGGCAGCGTCTACACCACGCACCGCAACATCATCCTGGAGCAGCTGTACGACTCCGCCAACGCGCGCCTGTGCGACGTGTTCGTGATCGTGGAGCCCAAGGTGGGGACGAAGCCGCAGCGCGTCGGCGAGTTCATCGACAGGGGCGCGGGGGCGAAGGGCGTGATGGAGCTGTACTACGCCCTGTACGCCAAGGACGCGGCCTGGCGCGTGGTCCCGCCGCGGGCCTCGTGCGCGGGGACCAAGGCCGACTTCGTGGCGGTGCTCTACCACTCCGGCCTGCTGGCGCTGGAGGGCCCCGAGCACGACCACGCCATCCCGCAGCCCACCGGGGTCAAGGGCGGGGGGGTGCCCGACCCGTGGGGCCCCCCCGGCACGACCGCGGGGCAGATCCGCTTCTACCACCGGAACGGGAACGAGGTGGGCTTCCACGGCCGCCGCCCGTACCTGGTCCGCTTCCGGGACGCCGCGCAGACGGCCGCGACCGCGCGGCGCACCTTCACCCTCACCGTGCACGCGGCGGCGCCGGTGGCGGCGCCCGGCGCGCTGTCCATCACCACCCCGCAGGCGCTCCCTCCCGGCGCGCCCGGCGAGTACTACGAGGTGCAGCTCCAGGCGGCGAACGTCACCGGGGCCGCCACCTGGTCGCTCTCCGGGGGCACCCTCCTTCCCACGGGGCTCGCGCTCAGCGCGGCCGGCGAGCTGTGGGGCGTCCCGGACCAGACCGCCGTGGGGACCACGAGCTTCACCGTGCAGGTGGCCGACTCCACGGGCACGCAGACGAAGGCCCTGGACCTCGACGTCGACGCCGCCCTGGCCATCGCGACCGCCGCCACGCTCCCGGACGCGGTGGAGGACGAGGAGTACGAGGTGCGGCTCGGGGCGTGCGGGGGGCATCCGCCGCGCTACTGGAGCGTTGCCACGGGGAGCACGCTGCCGGACGGCCTGGAGCTGGACGAGGACGGCCTCCTGCACGGCACCCCCACGGCCGCGGGGAGCCCCACCTTCGACCTGGAGGTGAAAGACTCGGGGCCGGGCTTCTACCTGGTGGGGCTGCACGCGCCGCCGCAGGGGGGCAAGGGCTACCCCGCCAACGCGAACGTCACCGCCATCCAGGCGATCGCCGACATCCGCGAGCTGACCACCGAGCGCGGGGCCACGCCCGCCGCGATCTGCGGCGACTACAACGTCTGCCCCCTCGCCTGCTGCTCCGCGACGAACGCGCCCGCGTTCACCACCATGAACACGCGCTTCACCCACCAGAACTTCAACGAGAAGACGAGCCTGAAGAACTGGAAGAAGAACGCGGGGCAGGACAACGCGCTCACCGCCGACTACCGCAGCCACTACTTCGACCACGTCTACTGCGCCGGGTTCGCCCAGGTCAAGGACGTGAAGGTGCTGAACCTGGTGACGATGCACGCGAAGTGGAACGACTGGAACACCAACGGGACCGTCAAGTCCTTCAACGCGATCTGGAACGCGGTGGCATGGAAGAAGGGAGTCAGCGACCACCTCCCGGTGGCCTTCACGGTCGTCATCTAG
- the moeB gene encoding molybdopterin-synthase adenylyltransferase MoeB has product MAVETLETRAPGLSPEEALRYARHLILPEVGPEGQRRLKGARVLVVGAGGLGSPVAMYLAAAGVGTLGIADFDRVDATNLQRQVIHGTSDVGRPKLDSARDRVAEINPHVTVESHALRLTSENALEIVGAYDVVIDGTDNFPTRYLLSDACVLAGKPNVYGSILRWEGQASVFWPPRGPCYRCLFAEPPPPHLVPNCAEGGVLGVLPGIVGCIQAAEAVKLVLGAGEPLVGRLLLFDALRMRFREMRLRRDPACPACGESPTIRELIDYERFCGVAPAEDQGERKTVEGDEVPEMTAAELKERLDRGESIAIIDVREPFEWDIANLGGYGARLIPMRELPRRLGEIDPGETVVMQCRSGTRSAQTTAFLRRQGYPRVWNLQGGILAWADEVDPSLQKY; this is encoded by the coding sequence ATGGCAGTGGAGACGCTGGAGACGCGGGCGCCGGGCCTCTCGCCGGAGGAGGCCCTGCGCTACGCGCGGCACCTGATCCTCCCCGAGGTGGGCCCCGAGGGGCAGCGGCGGCTCAAGGGCGCGCGCGTGCTGGTGGTGGGCGCCGGCGGGCTGGGCTCGCCCGTGGCCATGTACCTGGCGGCGGCCGGGGTGGGGACGCTGGGGATCGCGGACTTCGACCGGGTGGACGCCACCAACCTGCAGCGCCAGGTGATCCACGGCACCTCCGACGTGGGCCGCCCCAAGCTGGACTCCGCGCGCGACCGGGTGGCGGAGATCAACCCCCACGTCACCGTCGAGTCCCACGCGCTCAGGCTCACGTCGGAGAACGCGCTGGAGATCGTGGGCGCCTACGACGTGGTGATCGACGGGACGGACAACTTCCCCACCCGCTACCTGCTGAGCGACGCCTGCGTGCTGGCGGGGAAGCCGAACGTCTACGGCTCGATCCTGCGCTGGGAGGGGCAGGCGTCGGTGTTCTGGCCGCCCCGGGGGCCGTGCTACCGCTGCCTCTTCGCCGAGCCGCCGCCGCCGCACCTGGTGCCCAACTGCGCCGAGGGCGGGGTGCTGGGGGTGCTTCCCGGGATCGTCGGCTGCATCCAGGCCGCCGAGGCCGTCAAGCTGGTCCTGGGCGCGGGCGAGCCGCTGGTGGGCCGCCTCCTGCTCTTCGACGCCCTGCGGATGCGCTTCCGCGAGATGCGGCTCCGGCGCGACCCGGCGTGCCCCGCCTGCGGCGAGAGCCCCACGATCCGCGAGCTGATCGACTACGAGCGCTTCTGCGGGGTGGCCCCGGCGGAAGACCAGGGAGAGAGGAAGACGGTGGAGGGTGACGAGGTGCCGGAGATGACCGCGGCCGAGCTGAAGGAGCGGCTGGACCGCGGCGAGTCCATCGCCATCATCGACGTGCGCGAGCCGTTCGAGTGGGACATCGCCAACCTGGGCGGGTACGGCGCGCGGCTGATCCCCATGCGCGAGCTCCCGCGGCGCCTGGGCGAGATCGACCCGGGCGAGACGGTGGTGATGCAGTGCCGCTCGGGCACCCGCAGCGCGCAGACCACCGCCTTCCTGCGGCGGCAGGGGTACCCGCGCGTGTGGAACCTCCAGGGCGGGATCCTGGCCTGGGCGGACGAGGTCGACCCCTCGCTGCAGAAGTACTGA
- a CDS encoding cation:proton antiporter — translation MSLLAVSLPSTPFTDPVLIVATATLVFLVVPLLAERLRVPGIIGLIVVGAAVGPHGFNLLARSNTIVLLGTVGLLYLMLMVGLELDLHQFDRHRNRSLVFGTLSFLVPGALGTALGLALGYRLPSSLLIGAVFASHTLLAYPIASRLGIVRNPAVTAALGGTILTEILALLLLAVVVRSRGGAMDAGFWAALAVPFAVYVAAVMWGLPRLGRWFFRNVSGDGSTEFVFVMAALFATSYLAHFGGVEPIVGALLAGLALNRLIPHQGALMSRIVFAGNALFIPFFLLSVGMLVNVRALSGARVWTVSVALTLGVLLAKWVAAKASEKAFGWERDEGWVVFGLSVPHAAGTLAIVLVGFDVGLLDTAEVNGVVLMILATCLAGPWAVERFGRRVALREEQRPYDPGSAPRRVLVALAKPATADTLMDLAFILRGGATEEPVHPLMVVRGEGESSEAEVAEAEKVLAHAVARAAAAEVPVVPLTRVDPNVAAGIARGVAETRSTTLVLGWDGRRSGAKAIFGTVLDQLLARTRQTVVVARLAHPVSTTRRIVLLLPPAVERHPGFLEAARAAAQLAAGAGTSLAGVTVGGDPERLAATFAGARPQVPVAWERVDGWGELLERLKALLRPGDLVALVSARRGTLAWHPRLERLPERLGALAPESFLVVFPPEVEAAGEGEGTRLSATLAPERVVRLGGVSFVAAAGKLLEGLFDEETARELANAIVRNEQQFSSEVVPGVVLPHVRLNGLPRPVLVLGVSREGVEFPRAREPAHLVFLLVSPAERAEEHLKYLAEIARLLSSPERVRELMERFAPGTELDWLHVED, via the coding sequence ATGTCCCTGCTCGCCGTCTCCCTCCCCTCCACCCCGTTCACCGACCCGGTGCTGATCGTCGCCACGGCGACGCTCGTCTTCCTGGTGGTGCCGCTCCTGGCCGAGCGGCTGCGCGTCCCCGGCATCATCGGGCTCATCGTGGTGGGCGCCGCGGTGGGGCCGCACGGCTTCAACCTCCTGGCCCGCAGCAACACCATCGTCCTGCTGGGCACGGTGGGGCTCCTGTACCTGATGCTGATGGTGGGGCTGGAGCTGGACCTGCACCAGTTCGACCGCCACCGCAACCGCAGCCTGGTCTTCGGCACCCTCTCGTTCCTGGTCCCCGGCGCGCTGGGGACGGCGCTCGGCCTGGCGCTGGGCTACCGCCTCCCCTCGTCGCTGCTGATCGGGGCCGTCTTCGCCTCGCACACGCTGCTGGCGTACCCGATCGCCAGCCGCCTGGGGATCGTGAGGAACCCGGCGGTCACCGCGGCGCTGGGGGGGACGATCCTCACCGAGATCCTGGCGCTGCTCCTCCTGGCCGTGGTGGTGCGCTCCCGCGGCGGGGCGATGGACGCCGGGTTCTGGGCGGCGCTGGCGGTGCCGTTCGCCGTCTACGTGGCCGCGGTGATGTGGGGGCTGCCGCGGCTCGGGCGCTGGTTCTTCCGCAACGTGAGCGGCGACGGGAGCACCGAGTTCGTCTTCGTGATGGCGGCGCTCTTCGCCACGTCGTACCTGGCGCACTTCGGCGGGGTGGAGCCGATCGTGGGCGCGCTCCTGGCGGGGCTCGCGCTCAACCGGCTGATCCCCCACCAGGGCGCGCTGATGAGCCGCATCGTCTTCGCGGGCAACGCCCTCTTCATCCCCTTCTTCCTCCTCTCGGTGGGGATGCTGGTGAACGTGCGGGCCCTCTCGGGCGCGCGGGTGTGGACCGTGTCGGTGGCGCTCACCCTCGGCGTCCTCCTCGCCAAGTGGGTGGCCGCGAAGGCTTCCGAGAAGGCGTTCGGCTGGGAGCGCGACGAGGGGTGGGTGGTGTTCGGCCTTTCGGTGCCGCACGCGGCGGGGACGCTGGCCATCGTGCTGGTGGGCTTCGACGTGGGGCTGCTGGACACCGCCGAGGTCAACGGCGTGGTGCTGATGATCCTGGCCACCTGCCTGGCCGGCCCCTGGGCGGTGGAGCGCTTCGGGCGCCGGGTGGCGCTGCGCGAGGAGCAGCGGCCGTACGACCCCGGCTCGGCCCCGCGCCGCGTCCTGGTGGCCCTGGCGAAGCCGGCGACGGCCGACACGCTGATGGACCTGGCCTTCATCCTCCGCGGCGGCGCGACCGAGGAGCCGGTGCACCCGCTGATGGTGGTGCGCGGCGAGGGCGAGTCGTCGGAGGCCGAGGTGGCGGAAGCCGAGAAGGTGCTGGCCCACGCCGTGGCGCGCGCCGCGGCGGCCGAGGTGCCCGTGGTCCCGCTGACCCGGGTGGACCCGAACGTCGCCGCCGGGATCGCGCGCGGGGTGGCGGAGACGCGCAGCACCACCCTGGTCCTGGGGTGGGACGGGCGCCGCTCTGGGGCGAAGGCGATCTTCGGCACCGTGCTGGACCAGCTCCTGGCGCGCACCCGGCAGACGGTGGTGGTCGCCCGGCTGGCGCACCCGGTGAGCACCACGCGGCGCATCGTCCTCCTCCTCCCCCCCGCCGTGGAGCGCCACCCCGGCTTCCTGGAGGCGGCGCGCGCGGCGGCCCAGCTGGCGGCCGGGGCGGGGACGTCGCTCGCGGGCGTCACCGTCGGGGGGGACCCGGAGCGGCTGGCGGCCACCTTCGCCGGGGCGCGGCCGCAGGTGCCGGTGGCGTGGGAGCGGGTGGACGGCTGGGGCGAGCTGCTGGAGCGGCTGAAGGCGCTCCTGCGCCCGGGCGACCTGGTGGCGCTGGTGAGCGCGCGCCGGGGGACGCTGGCCTGGCACCCGCGGCTGGAGCGCCTCCCCGAGCGGCTGGGCGCGCTGGCGCCGGAGAGCTTCCTGGTGGTCTTCCCGCCCGAGGTGGAGGCCGCGGGCGAGGGCGAGGGGACGCGCCTTTCCGCCACGCTGGCGCCCGAGCGGGTGGTGCGACTGGGCGGCGTGTCGTTCGTGGCCGCCGCCGGGAAGCTGCTGGAGGGGCTCTTCGACGAGGAGACGGCGCGCGAGCTGGCGAACGCGATCGTGCGCAACGAGCAGCAGTTCTCCTCCGAGGTCGTCCCCGGCGTCGTCCTCCCCCACGTGCGGCTCAACGGGCTGCCGCGCCCCGTCCTGGTCCTCGGCGTGAGCCGCGAGGGCGTCGAGTTCCCCCGGGCGCGCGAGCCGGCGCACCTGGTCTTCCTCCTGGTGAGCCCCGCCGAGCGCGCCGAGGAGCACCTGAAGTACCTGGCGGAGATCGCCCGCCTCCTTTCCTCACCCGAACGGGTGCGCGAGCTGATGGAGCGCTTCGCCCCCGGAACCGAGCTGGACTGGCTGCATGTCGAAGACTGA
- a CDS encoding threo-3-hydroxy-L-aspartate ammonia-lyase — protein MSKTETEAPPVLPTAADVRAAAERLRGVAHRTPVVTSRTLDERTGARAFLKCESFQRGGAFKFRGAYNAVSRLSAEERARGVLTYSSGNHAGAVALVGRLLGVKTVIVMPRDAPGPKIEATRGYGAEVVLYDRAGRLREEIAAELQRERGMTLVPPYDHPDVIAGQGTAARELLEEAGPLDVVMTPCGGGGLLSGSALAAKDASPGCRVVGVEPELADDATRSFRTGELHATHNPPTIADGLRTPSLGRYTFPLVRAHVDEMRTVSEAGIVEAMRFLWTRMKLVVEPSGAVPLAALLADPGAFRGKRVGIVLSGGNVDLAAACALLAGKDQGSSRI, from the coding sequence ATGTCGAAGACTGAGACCGAGGCCCCGCCCGTCCTCCCCACCGCCGCGGACGTGCGCGCGGCCGCCGAGCGCCTGCGCGGCGTCGCCCACCGCACGCCGGTCGTGACCTCGCGCACGCTCGACGAGCGGACGGGGGCGCGCGCGTTCCTCAAGTGCGAGAGCTTCCAGCGCGGCGGGGCGTTCAAGTTCCGCGGCGCCTACAACGCCGTCTCCAGGCTCTCCGCCGAGGAGCGGGCGCGCGGCGTCCTCACCTACTCGTCCGGCAACCACGCGGGGGCCGTCGCCCTTGTCGGCCGGCTGCTGGGGGTGAAGACCGTGATCGTGATGCCACGGGACGCGCCGGGGCCCAAGATCGAGGCCACGCGCGGCTACGGCGCCGAGGTCGTCCTCTACGACCGCGCGGGCCGCTTGCGCGAGGAGATCGCCGCGGAGCTGCAGCGGGAGCGGGGGATGACGCTCGTCCCCCCGTACGACCACCCCGACGTGATCGCCGGGCAGGGGACGGCCGCGCGGGAGCTGCTGGAGGAGGCGGGGCCGCTGGACGTGGTGATGACCCCGTGCGGGGGCGGCGGCCTCCTCTCCGGCTCCGCCCTGGCGGCGAAGGACGCTTCTCCCGGGTGCAGGGTGGTGGGCGTGGAGCCCGAGCTGGCCGACGACGCCACGCGCTCCTTCCGCACCGGCGAGCTGCACGCCACGCACAACCCGCCCACCATCGCCGACGGGCTGCGGACTCCCTCGCTCGGCCGCTACACCTTCCCGCTGGTGCGCGCGCACGTGGACGAGATGCGCACCGTCTCCGAGGCCGGGATCGTGGAGGCGATGCGCTTCCTGTGGACGCGGATGAAGCTGGTGGTGGAGCCCTCCGGCGCCGTGCCGCTCGCCGCGCTCCTGGCGGACCCGGGGGCGTTCCGCGGGAAGCGCGTCGGCATCGTCCTGAGCGGCGGCAACGTGGACCTCGCCGCCGCGTGCGCGCTGCTGGCGGGGAAAGATCAAGGTTCATCGCGGATTTAG
- a CDS encoding metalloregulator ArsR/SmtB family transcription factor, with protein sequence MTTRLDTSFAALSDATRRGVLEQLGRADASITELAEKFHMTLTGMKKHVGVLERAGLVTTKKIGRVRTCQLGPRRLEEETAWLERYRQRWDERFDELDKVVGELTRKEKSDERKNRK encoded by the coding sequence ATGACGACCCGACTCGATACTTCGTTCGCCGCGCTCTCGGATGCCACGCGGCGTGGCGTTCTGGAGCAGCTCGGACGAGCCGACGCTTCGATCACGGAGCTTGCCGAGAAGTTCCACATGACGCTCACGGGCATGAAGAAGCACGTCGGCGTTCTGGAGCGGGCGGGGCTCGTCACCACGAAGAAGATCGGGCGCGTGCGGACGTGCCAGCTGGGCCCGCGCCGATTGGAGGAAGAGACGGCGTGGCTCGAGAGGTACCGCCAGCGCTGGGACGAACGCTTCGACGAGTTGGACAAGGTTGTCGGGGAACTGACACGAAAGGAGAAGAGCGATGAACGCAAGAATCGAAAGTAG
- a CDS encoding SRPBCC domain-containing protein, translating to MKNRTTVERKSDREVVVTRTINGPARIVFEAFTKAELLKRWWVPKSMGMTLLSCEVDARVGGKYRLVFDHGGPEPAAFFGTYVEVKPYSRLAWTNEEGGEGGPVTTVTFEEKGGKTLVVLHESYPSKEALDAAGTGAADAMGETFDQLDELLVALGESSGQ from the coding sequence GTGAAGAACCGCACCACGGTGGAACGGAAGTCGGACCGCGAGGTGGTTGTCACGCGGACCATCAACGGCCCGGCGCGCATCGTGTTCGAGGCATTTACCAAGGCCGAGCTGCTCAAGCGTTGGTGGGTGCCCAAGTCGATGGGAATGACCCTGCTGTCCTGCGAAGTGGATGCTCGTGTCGGAGGCAAGTACCGATTGGTATTCGACCACGGTGGCCCCGAGCCTGCCGCGTTTTTCGGCACGTATGTCGAAGTGAAGCCGTACTCGCGCCTCGCGTGGACCAATGAAGAAGGCGGCGAGGGCGGGCCTGTCACCACGGTGACCTTCGAGGAAAAGGGCGGCAAGACGCTGGTGGTCCTGCACGAGAGCTATCCTTCGAAGGAAGCGCTCGACGCTGCCGGCACCGGGGCAGCCGATGCAATGGGCGAGACGTTCGATCAGCTGGACGAGCTTCTCGTCGCCCTGGGTGAGAGCTCGGGACAGTAA
- a CDS encoding thioredoxin family protein — protein sequence MAATPSTMLELGTPAPWFALPDTDGKTVTLDDAKGATALLVMFICNHCPYVKHLRPALARLAEEYAPRGVAVVAVSSNDAERYPADSPEAMRREKEEAGYPFPYLYDETQEVAKAYRAACTPDFFLFDAGHRLVYRGQFDDSRPSNGVPVTGRDLRAALDAVLEGRPVSADQKPSLGCSIKWRPGAAPDYFGR from the coding sequence ATGGCAGCCACGCCATCCACCATGCTGGAGCTGGGGACGCCGGCGCCCTGGTTCGCGCTGCCCGACACCGACGGGAAGACCGTCACCCTGGACGACGCGAAGGGGGCCACGGCGCTGCTGGTGATGTTCATCTGCAACCACTGCCCGTACGTGAAGCACCTGCGGCCGGCGCTGGCGCGCCTGGCCGAGGAGTACGCGCCGCGCGGCGTGGCCGTGGTGGCCGTCAGCTCCAACGACGCCGAGCGCTACCCCGCCGACTCGCCCGAGGCCATGCGGCGCGAGAAGGAGGAGGCCGGCTACCCGTTCCCCTACCTGTACGACGAGACGCAGGAAGTGGCGAAGGCGTACCGCGCCGCGTGCACGCCCGACTTCTTCCTCTTCGACGCCGGGCACCGGCTGGTCTACCGCGGCCAGTTCGACGACAGCCGGCCCTCGAACGGCGTCCCCGTCACCGGGCGCGACCTGCGCGCGGCGCTCGACGCCGTGCTGGAGGGCCGCCCCGTCTCCGCCGACCAGAAGCCCAGCCTGGGGTGCAGCATCAAGTGGAGGCCGGGCGCCGCGCCGGACTACTTCGGACGATGA
- a CDS encoding class I SAM-dependent methyltransferase yields the protein MNTTQKVHPFPAERRMLATWDADADAWTGAVREGALPTRRITDEAIVEVIRQVPTGPILDAGCGEGWLARRLAEFGHKVAGIDGSARLVERARELGGGDFRVLSYSDAAENPRLLRGPFGTVVFNFSLLDDKVTGILYAVGATLFPYGRVLIQTLHPGACGEGEPYRDGWREEAFPGLGFPEPIPYYFRTFSRWVLELRRAGLILVETYEPLDPDTGRPVSLILSATIPERRRG from the coding sequence ATGAACACCACGCAGAAGGTCCATCCCTTCCCGGCCGAGCGCCGCATGCTCGCCACCTGGGACGCCGACGCCGACGCTTGGACGGGCGCCGTGCGCGAGGGCGCCCTCCCCACGCGCCGCATCACCGACGAGGCGATCGTGGAGGTGATCCGCCAGGTGCCCACCGGGCCGATCCTGGACGCCGGGTGCGGCGAGGGGTGGCTGGCCAGGCGGCTGGCGGAGTTCGGGCACAAGGTGGCGGGGATCGACGGGAGCGCGCGGCTCGTCGAGCGGGCCAGGGAGCTGGGCGGGGGCGACTTCCGGGTGCTCTCGTACTCCGACGCGGCCGAGAACCCGCGGCTCCTGCGCGGGCCGTTCGGCACGGTGGTGTTCAACTTCTCGCTGCTGGACGACAAGGTCACGGGGATCCTCTACGCCGTGGGCGCCACCCTCTTCCCCTACGGCCGCGTGCTGATCCAGACGCTGCACCCGGGCGCGTGCGGCGAGGGCGAGCCGTACCGGGACGGGTGGCGCGAGGAGGCGTTCCCCGGCCTGGGCTTCCCCGAGCCGATCCCCTACTACTTCCGCACCTTCAGCCGCTGGGTGCTGGAGCTGCGCCGCGCGGGGCTGATCCTGGTGGAGACCTACGAGCCGCTGGACCCCGACACCGGCCGCCCCGTGTCGCTGATCCTGAGCGCGACGATCCCGGAGCGGCGGCGGGGATAG
- the lepB gene encoding signal peptidase I: MASPESRAALRGGKPARRPASDSKSADDKGADGKAGKPPRNEALEWAKSIAIAVVLFLFIRTFLVQAYSIPSESMEETLLVGDYLMANNAVFGARLPFVGTRLPAVRDPRRGEIVVFRPTYNTPIQDVVKRVIGTPGDTLESRQGVVMRNGKALDEPYVHRLGTPDSPIPFSGGVGDPMVDPERHGYHNHMEALLPSVKREDYHPTRDNWGPLVVPAGHYFLMGDNRESSLDSRFMGFIPREVIRGKPLFIYWSYDRNRDAPFPRFVSAARWGRIGSAIHACCAR; encoded by the coding sequence GTGGCCAGTCCCGAGAGCCGGGCGGCGCTGCGCGGCGGCAAGCCCGCCAGGCGCCCCGCATCCGACAGCAAGAGCGCCGACGACAAGGGCGCCGACGGCAAGGCCGGCAAGCCGCCCCGCAACGAGGCGCTGGAGTGGGCCAAGTCCATCGCCATCGCGGTGGTGCTGTTCCTCTTCATCCGCACCTTCCTGGTGCAGGCGTACTCGATCCCCTCCGAGAGCATGGAGGAGACGCTCCTGGTGGGCGACTACCTGATGGCCAACAACGCCGTCTTCGGCGCGCGGCTCCCTTTCGTGGGCACGCGGCTCCCCGCCGTCCGCGACCCGCGCCGCGGCGAGATCGTCGTCTTCCGCCCCACCTACAACACCCCGATCCAGGACGTGGTGAAGCGGGTGATCGGCACGCCCGGCGACACGCTGGAGTCGCGGCAGGGCGTGGTGATGCGCAACGGGAAGGCGCTCGACGAGCCGTACGTGCACCGCCTGGGCACCCCCGATTCCCCGATCCCCTTCTCCGGCGGCGTGGGCGACCCCATGGTGGACCCCGAGCGGCACGGCTACCACAACCACATGGAGGCGCTGCTGCCCTCGGTGAAGCGCGAGGACTACCACCCCACGCGCGACAACTGGGGGCCGCTGGTGGTGCCGGCGGGCCACTACTTCCTGATGGGCGACAACCGCGAGTCGTCGCTGGACTCGCGCTTCATGGGCTTCATCCCGCGCGAGGTGATCCGCGGCAAGCCGCTCTTCATCTACTGGTCGTACGACAGGAACCGCGACGCGCCCTTCCCCCGCTTCGTCAGCGCCGCCCGCTGGGGCCGCATCGGCTCGGCGATCCACGCCTGCTGCGCCCGGTAG